Proteins from a genomic interval of Vanessa atalanta chromosome 28, ilVanAtal1.2, whole genome shotgun sequence:
- the LOC125074527 gene encoding uncharacterized protein LOC125074527, with amino-acid sequence MTDTLNDNFYRMKYKSQASPEQFATLLEFMESYGDITRPQQGPQGRIKADRLWQQLEELLNSIGGGVVKPRDKWKKVWADWKAKTKKKALAIRREASGTGGGPADNTLTASEERVLCIMGLTAVRRPTQLRGAVGSSERAHAGFKHPLNEPQVSLWLLRNAGSNLRQTVNKITIKESWKD; translated from the exons ATGACCGATACCTTAAATGATAACTTTTatagaatgaaatataaatctcaAGCAAGCCCAGAACAGTTTGCAACTTTATTGGAATTTATGGAAAG TTATGGCGATATAACGAGACCCCAGCAAGGGCCACAAGGCCGAATTAAAGCTGACCGACTGTGGCAGCAATTAGAAGAGTTATTAAACTCCATAGGTGGAGGAGTAGTAAAACCAAGGGACAAGTGGAAAAAA GTGTGGGCAGACTGGAAAgctaaaactaagaaaaaagcTTTAGCAATACGTCGTGAGGCTTCTGGTACTGGTGGTGGTCCAGCAGATAATACTCTAACTGCTTCAGAAGAGAGGGTGTTATGTATAATGGGTTTGACTGCTGTT CGTCGCCCAACTCAACTCCGCGGCGCCGTAGGCTCCTCCGAGCGCGCACACGCCGGGTTCAAACACCCTTTGAACGAGCCACAAGTGAGTTTGTGGCTGTTGAGAAATGCCGGCTCCAACTTGAGGCAGACCGTGAATAAAATTACCATCAAAGAGAGTTGGAAAGATTAA